The Candidatus Zixiibacteriota bacterium genome includes a window with the following:
- a CDS encoding outer membrane beta-barrel protein: MKKGILTVCALLIVAGATTTQAQDAMKKTNFYVGVGATLPTGDFGDAYGMGLQALVGMGFSLMADQPSFQIVPKIEFHTFSADENFFTQNDPSITNFDGGSVNALMFGVDGRYGFGATETSTRPFILGGLGFASLSVSDITYSSGGTTFNAPGGDGTTELFFNFGAGVDIQAGDAMTLFLAARYLTILTEGSSSNLLPLTVGLRF, encoded by the coding sequence ATGAAGAAAGGTATTTTAACAGTGTGCGCACTGCTGATAGTGGCGGGCGCAACGACAACTCAGGCGCAAGACGCGATGAAGAAAACGAACTTCTATGTCGGTGTTGGCGCAACTCTGCCTACTGGTGATTTTGGCGACGCTTACGGGATGGGCCTGCAAGCATTGGTAGGAATGGGATTCTCGCTCATGGCTGACCAGCCATCGTTTCAGATTGTCCCTAAAATCGAGTTTCACACATTTTCGGCCGACGAAAACTTCTTCACTCAAAATGATCCGAGCATTACCAATTTCGACGGCGGCTCGGTGAATGCACTCATGTTTGGCGTTGATGGACGCTATGGTTTCGGAGCTACCGAAACATCGACTCGGCCGTTTATACTCGGAGGACTCGGATTTGCAAGTTTGTCCGTGTCCGATATCACTTATTCTTCAGGCGGAACAACGTTCAATGCCCCGGGTGGCGACGGAACCACTGAACTTTTCTTCAACTTCGGAGCTGGTGTCGATATTCAGGCCGGCGACGCAATGACTTTGTTTCTTGCCGCGCGCTACTTGACTATTCTAACCGAAGGTTCAAGCTCGAATCTGCTTCCTTTGACGGTTGGACTTCGCTTCTAA
- a CDS encoding transcriptional coactivator p15/PC4 family protein, with amino-acid sequence MRFELERSKTEKLIIEDSEYKGHQLVSLRIYFLGEGSEWLPTKKGVTFKREQLDEVIASLDKIKG; translated from the coding sequence ATGCGCTTTGAACTTGAACGGTCAAAGACTGAAAAACTCATAATCGAAGACAGCGAATACAAAGGCCACCAATTGGTTTCGCTCAGGATATATTTCCTTGGGGAGGGCAGTGAATGGCTTCCGACAAAAAAAGGGGTGACCTTTAAACGCGAACAACTCGACGAGGTAATTGCCTCGCTTGATAAGATAAAAGGGTAA